From Paenibacillus sp. FSL H8-0537:
ACCATCCGTTATTCCTTAACCAAATGGAACGGCATTTCCAAGCATCCGAAATTTATTGGGCTCGATAATTTCAAGCAAATTTTTCTGAATGATGCGAATTTCACCAGCTCGGCGTGGTTTACGATTAAATACGCCGTGCTGTACATCGTGCTTGTCAATGTGCTGGCGATTGGGCTTGCGGTTCTGCTCGACATGAAGCTGCGCACGACCAATTGGCTGCGGGCCGCTTTCTTTATTCCGTACATTTTGAGCCTCGTCATCGTCGGCTTCATCTGGAAGTTTATTTTCATGCAGGGCTTTGAATCACTGGGAGAAAGTACGGGCTGGGGAATTTTTGATTTAAGCTGGCTTGGCACGCCGGGGCTTGCCTTTGTTTCGATTTTGCTCGTATCGATCTGGCAATCGATTGGCTTCTACCTCGTTATCTATATCGCGGGACTGCAATCGGTGCCGGGAGATTTGAAGGAGGCCGCAACGGTAGACGGCGCGGGACCGCTGCGCACCTTTTTCAACATTACACTGCCCCTGCTCGCCCCTTCGATTACGATTGCCGTCTTTATGGCGCTGACAAATTCGATCAAGGTGTTTGATGTCATTTTGTCGCTGACGGGCGGCGGGCCGGGCGGCTCGACCTACAGCATCGCCTATGACATTTACCGCGATACGTTCCAGAACAATTTGTATGGCTACGGTACGGCGAAAGCGCTCATTCTGTTCGTTGCCGTGCTGTTCATTACGATCATTCAATTAACGCTGTTCAAGCGCCGGGAGGTAGAGGCCTAATGAGAAAAAATCGCCCAGTCGGACGCTACGCACTGGAAGCCGTCATGCTTCTGCTCTCTCTGCTGTTTCTATACCCGCTGTTTCTGGCCATTAACAACTCGTTCAAAAGCTTTGGAGAAGTGATGAGCGACGTTATCGCGCTGCCTGAGAAAATTATTTTTGAAAACTATGCTTATGTGTGGCAGTTTATCAATTACCCGAAGCTGTTCATGAACAATCTGGTCATTACAATTGTTGGCCTTGCAGGTATTATTCTCGTCTCATCTATTGCTGCCTATAAGCTGGCGCGTACAAAAACGCGGATGAGCGGCCTGATCTATCTGCTCTGCATTATGCCGATGCTCATTCCGTTCCAGTCGATTATGCTGACGGTGCTCCAATTCGCTAAACAGCTGCATTTGTCGGAGAGTACCTGGGGACTTGGCGTGCTGTATTGGGGCTTTGGCGCTCCGCTTGCTGTCTTTATTTATCACGGCTTCGTGAAAGGCATCCCGCAGGAAATCGACGAAAGCGCGACGATGGATGGCGCATCTGGCTTTCGGCTGTTTTTCCTCGTTATTTTCCCGCTGCTGCAATCGGTCACGACGACCATCATTATTATTGATGTAATGTGGATCTGGAATGACTTCCTGCTGCCGCTGCTTATGGTGAACGGCTC
This genomic window contains:
- a CDS encoding sugar ABC transporter permease, which produces MFKALGKKWGGKLEFTLFSLPVLICIAIAFYIPFAMTIRYSLTKWNGISKHPKFIGLDNFKQIFLNDANFTSSAWFTIKYAVLYIVLVNVLAIGLAVLLDMKLRTTNWLRAAFFIPYILSLVIVGFIWKFIFMQGFESLGESTGWGIFDLSWLGTPGLAFVSILLVSIWQSIGFYLVIYIAGLQSVPGDLKEAATVDGAGPLRTFFNITLPLLAPSITIAVFMALTNSIKVFDVILSLTGGGPGGSTYSIAYDIYRDTFQNNLYGYGTAKALILFVAVLFITIIQLTLFKRREVEA
- a CDS encoding carbohydrate ABC transporter permease, which encodes MRKNRPVGRYALEAVMLLLSLLFLYPLFLAINNSFKSFGEVMSDVIALPEKIIFENYAYVWQFINYPKLFMNNLVITIVGLAGIILVSSIAAYKLARTKTRMSGLIYLLCIMPMLIPFQSIMLTVLQFAKQLHLSESTWGLGVLYWGFGAPLAVFIYHGFVKGIPQEIDESATMDGASGFRLFFLVIFPLLQSVTTTIIIIDVMWIWNDFLLPLLMVNGSPDTKTLTLAAYTFVGQYTSDWQYAMTAMVMAVLPSIIVFIFLQKYIVKGVVAGAVKG